CCACGGATGATGCTTGGAAACTGGAAACACCGAAAGGAGGTCAATTTCCATCGGAGACCAGACTGCTCGAACAGCCTTTCACATTTTCTCCGAGAAATGCATCGATATATCGACGGATTTCAAGTTCAACCTTAAACAACCTATCCTAACCCTTGGAGGACCGTGAAATTCTTGTTTTCTACGTAAATAAGGGACACGAACGGAAATAAACCGATATagcgatatacatattttcggCATATTTCACAGTCGAATAGACGGTTCGGTGGTTGAACTGCGCGTCAAGTACGAGGAAAGTTTGGCATGCGATCGCAGCTCGTTCGCGAAACAAGCGACGAACAAAGTGATTAACAAAAGTTCCAAGAGTTGTGTACATGGCACGTAGAGACTAGGCGTAAAAATAGCTCGTTACAAGTCGCGAGTCGATGCGCCACGGACACGGATCGTGGTCTCGCGAGGAACCCGACCACGCGAAAATATTATCGTACTTAAACGTTAAACTTAAATAACCCTTTACGGTAAGAAACGTTTACCGTTAAAATCCGTGTATCGCGTCAACTACTCGACTATTCGACTGCAATTTTCCATCCCGtttagtaaaaatttcatttcttattctGTTCCAGCCACCAGCTCCACCGGCAGCGAAACGAATGGCTTAGGCGAAGACACGGCATCGTCGGCCGACTACGCACGACCATCTGCAGGCCCGTACCTGGTCGGACCGATGGTGATTCGCGTATACCCCGATGGTCGACCGGTTCCGGAGGATTCCACGCGTCCTTTGCCACGCGACGAGGACATCGACGAGTACAGACACTCTCGGCTACCGTCTATCGATGAACTCGAAGCGGCCAGCAGTACGATGTACGATAATCGATCGAAACCCAATACGTTTCCCGAGCCGAACAATCAGCCAggatcgcgatcgcgatcgcgatcgcaaCCACGTCCGCAGCGCCAACGTCTCAACCAACGATCCGTTCATCTACCGTTTGAAACAAGATTGCTTCAAGAGGTCGTCGCAACGCGCAATATACGCTACTATTGAGGAAATGTGATTCATCGTTGAGGAATGCCGAAGGAAATCCAGCCTCTTTTTAAACGACTATAGTCGACTGTATTTCGAGGCTGGTATTGCCTACATACACCTAGTATCTACGCTAGTAGA
The sequence above is drawn from the Hylaeus volcanicus isolate JK05 chromosome 2, UHH_iyHylVolc1.0_haploid, whole genome shotgun sequence genome and encodes:
- the LOC128872791 gene encoding rhythmically expressed gene 5 protein isoform X2 translates to MTSEASAEILRFFRRASWRTRQKLLKTSHLFRIFSEQVAKFCTDSSMPDCNKNLLVSGLRSLANMDDTFLDKLDPYQRGAKEMIWRAMAKNGYSPRTGHEPDESYLTTGPDSLATSSTGSETNGLGEDTASSADYARPSAGPYLVGPMVIRVYPDGRPVPEDSTRPLPRDEDIDEYRHSRLPSIDELEAASSTMYDNRSKPNTFPEPNNQPGSRSRSRSQPRPQRQRLNQRSVHLPFETRLLQEVVATRNIRYY
- the LOC128872791 gene encoding rhythmically expressed gene 5 protein isoform X1 is translated as MRNRRTFVIVVGILTLGCRTLCITGSAIPMWEFLSRDEKTSHLFRIFSEQVAKFCTDSSMPDCNKNLLVSGLRSLANMDDTFLDKLDPYQRGAKEMIWRAMAKNGYSPRTGHEPDESYLTTGPDSLATSSTGSETNGLGEDTASSADYARPSAGPYLVGPMVIRVYPDGRPVPEDSTRPLPRDEDIDEYRHSRLPSIDELEAASSTMYDNRSKPNTFPEPNNQPGSRSRSRSQPRPQRQRLNQRSVHLPFETRLLQEVVATRNIRYY